ACAGATTTCAAAAACATTACACCTTCCTTAATGCCTCAATCTGCTCTTCTTGTGATGATTCCAAATATATAGCTGTTGTCTGTATACTCTCATGCCGGGCCAATCTTCTTATGATTTCAATCGGTGTTTCAGCATTGGCTAAGTTCTTACAGAAGCTATGACGGAAACGGTGCGGAGTGATATTCTCCATGTTGGCGAGACGGGCGTATTTTGTCAGCATCTTTTGAATTCCCCGCTCGGATAAAAACGGTGAACGCTCGGATACAAATAATCGTGTGGATTCTTTATGTATGTCCTTTTCTAGGTTTTTTCGATACTTCAGCCATTTACGTAAATTTTTGGCGTGTTTTTGAACCAGTATTACAGTGGCAAACTTATTCCCTTTGCCTTCCCGAATGATCACTTGAACATCTTTATCTTTTGTTATAATGTCGTTTATTTCTAATGAAGAAACCTCATTTACCCGCAGTCCTGAATAAAGCATTAAATCGATAATGGCTAAATTTCGCAGCCGTTTGAATTCATTTGGCTCCAATTGTACATAACTAATGAAGCGGTCTTGTTCTTCTTTTGTCAGCCATTTTGTTTGATTTGTCCCATTAGCATAATCCAGTTTTTCGACTTTGATGCGTGTCATCGGGTTGTCCTTAATGATCCCGCTGGAAAGCAAAAAGGCAAAGAAGACTTTCAATGCAGCGATGTATTTATTAATGGTCGCCGGTTTCCGTTTGCATTGATGTTTTAAATAGCTTATATATTCCTTAATATCGATTGGACGTGTTTCTTCTATTATATATTCTCCATCCCGCTGCTCTTTCCATGTTAAAAAATGAACGACTGTTGTCCGGTACGACGCAATGGTTTTTGGGTCTTTCGCTTCTTCATATAAATAGCGGACAAACGGAGTGACATAGTTCTGCATAACAAGCTCTCCTTTAAAAAAATTATGCGAACAATCTAATCCGTCGTTCTTGATAATTATGCGAACAAAAATAAAACCATTTTAAACTTGTTGTTCCTAGAATAGTATTTCTACGACCAATTATTATGTATAAATCAGGAGGAATCATCCCCCTGATCATTGACTTAGTAAAGAATCTACTTCGTGCCTATAACCATACTTTCGAAAGAAATCAATAAGTGCTGTTTCAATAATTTGACGTTGCGTAATATTTTTTTCATAACTATAATCTTCTAAAAGCTGATGAAGCAGATGACTCATTTGTACGGATTTTGTTTTCGCAATTCCCTTCACAAGATAACGTGGCACCTTATCTACAATAGGGTCCTCCACTTTAATGTTCAGTTTTTCGTATAATGTTTTAATGAGATGGACGATCTCTTGTTTTTCATTTCCATTCAATTGCTCCTTTTTGTTATCGGCTGTCGTGGTTGCCTCCTCATCTGTTGATTCTTCGTCTATGATTACACCGGATTTGCGAACATAATTCCCTTCATTCACATTCCACTCATATCCTTTTTTCGTCATATAGTCCGCCAAGTCTTTATGGCTTTTAAATCCAAATTCGATTGCCACGGTCTTGGGATCTTTACCTTCATTGAATGCATTTATAATTCTTGATACTTTACCGGAGTGAACATTTTCATCTTTCATATGACTAATCCGAGTTTCTTTCGGCACATAATTCTTCTTTTCTCGATCCCATTTAAAATTTCTACGTCTCATATACATATCGAGCGTTCGATAGTCATTGTGTTTAAATTCTTTAGCTAATTCCTCTCTCGTTACACCTGCCGCTAAACTTCTTAAAATATAATTTACCCGTTCATCGTAAATCGGTTTTTGATCTTCTGCCATGCTCATGACAAATTCCTCCCATAGTTTTTATTTTTCTAAGTCGGTATATCTGTCTAAACAGATGCACCTTGATTAACAAGATTTATAGTTTATCCACCGCGCTTTGCAATTCATTTTCATTGAGTTGAAGATACAGTGTTGTAGTTTTTAATGATTTATGGCCGAGCAATTTTGAAATGGCAAATACATCGACACCTTCACGCAGCAAATTGGTCGCAAAAGAGCGGCGGAGTGTATGGCAAGTCACGGTTTTATCCCACCCGAGTTTCTTCGTAGCTTTATGAAGGACAAGATTAATGTATCCCGCTG
The window above is part of the Bacillus methanolicus genome. Proteins encoded here:
- a CDS encoding tyrosine-type recombinase/integrase; this translates as MQNYVTPFVRYLYEEAKDPKTIASYRTTVVHFLTWKEQRDGEYIIEETRPIDIKEYISYLKHQCKRKPATINKYIAALKVFFAFLLSSGIIKDNPMTRIKVEKLDYANGTNQTKWLTKEEQDRFISYVQLEPNEFKRLRNLAIIDLMLYSGLRVNEVSSLEINDIITKDKDVQVIIREGKGNKFATVILVQKHAKNLRKWLKYRKNLEKDIHKESTRLFVSERSPFLSERGIQKMLTKYARLANMENITPHRFRHSFCKNLANAETPIEIIRRLARHESIQTTAIYLESSQEEQIEALRKV